The Terriglobus tenax genome contains a region encoding:
- a CDS encoding PIG-L family deacetylase, producing MTKWKHCISYPLAAWLAFSPMLAAAQQPGPQPPYLSPEAYALPLDRGASGLWQSLQKLKTRASLMMVVAHPDDEDGGMLAYESRGQGADTTLLTLNRGEGGQNVMTGDYWDQLGIMRTQELLAAGAYYGVHQRWTRVADYGFSKTLDEALKNWGHDRVLYDVVRQVRITRPLVITSVFAGNLSDGHGHHQTAGLMAQEAYKLAGDPNVFPDQIAAGLKPWSPLKVYARVPFARVTEKGIFDYATGKWEPVRFKNYVTGETINAVPSKTLEIPEGTYNALFARNYLAVAREGLANQKSQNDGVGMPLPGQFNSPYHLYASRVSGAALPVAEKTFFDGIDISLTGIADYAPVPDRPNWRKSFDALTVLVNDAMQRFNAADPSQSAPLLAQGLEMTRSLQNQVKNSNLSADARYDMLHELSIKEDQFNDALSQSLGVMLVATVNPVGEKPRMGPFGELRGNTPTYQVAIPGQPVSINVHVANQGAQTVTVDDVALVGDSGDWKWKTTDKTTTALTPGQAGDLTVEGSVPENAPVTKPYFSRPTLEQSYYDLNNPAYLGLPTMPYPVTARLLYSYAGVQASVLGTVQTTHRINGIGPVLEPLMIAPAISVLVSPEAGVIPSSSSSLTLKVALRSNVKGPAEGEVALNLPDGWTSSPRTAHFSTARDGDEKKLIFEVTPKNIQLKPYTITAVAKYDGKEYKEGFTTVSWPGLRPYPSYRPATYRTTGVDLKTPADLKIGYIMGTGEDVPASLSDVGVQVTQLTAADLASTDLSKFDAVVVGIRAYANRPDLRANNNRLLDYVNNGGTVVVEYQTNEYDHNYGPYAISVPSDAEKVVDENSKATILDAADPLLNWPNKITSADFDNWVEERGHGFASTWDPKFTALTEMHDDEQDPQKGGLLYARHGKGLYIYTSFAFFRQIPEGVPGSYRIYMNLISASRNPAYKPASTGVKAAPKKKR from the coding sequence ATGACGAAGTGGAAACACTGCATCTCATATCCCCTGGCCGCTTGGCTTGCGTTCTCTCCCATGTTGGCGGCCGCGCAGCAGCCAGGCCCGCAGCCTCCGTATCTTTCTCCAGAGGCCTACGCGCTTCCTCTGGACCGTGGCGCTTCCGGCCTGTGGCAGTCATTGCAGAAGCTGAAGACACGCGCCAGCCTGATGATGGTCGTTGCCCATCCTGACGACGAAGACGGCGGCATGCTTGCCTATGAAAGCCGTGGCCAGGGCGCGGATACAACCCTGCTCACGCTCAACCGCGGCGAAGGCGGGCAGAATGTGATGACCGGCGACTACTGGGACCAGCTCGGCATCATGCGTACGCAGGAGCTGCTGGCCGCCGGAGCCTACTACGGCGTGCACCAGCGCTGGACCCGCGTCGCTGACTACGGCTTCTCCAAAACTCTGGATGAAGCCCTGAAGAACTGGGGACATGATCGCGTTCTATATGACGTCGTCCGCCAGGTACGCATCACGCGGCCGCTCGTCATCACCAGCGTCTTCGCCGGCAACCTCTCTGACGGTCACGGACATCACCAGACCGCCGGCCTCATGGCGCAGGAGGCCTACAAGCTCGCCGGCGATCCCAACGTCTTTCCTGACCAGATCGCCGCCGGCCTCAAGCCCTGGTCGCCGCTGAAGGTCTACGCGCGCGTTCCCTTTGCCCGCGTCACCGAAAAAGGAATCTTCGACTACGCCACCGGCAAGTGGGAACCTGTTCGCTTCAAGAACTACGTCACCGGTGAGACCATCAACGCCGTCCCCAGCAAAACGCTGGAAATCCCCGAAGGCACCTACAACGCCCTCTTCGCGCGCAACTATCTTGCGGTTGCCCGCGAGGGCCTTGCCAACCAGAAGTCGCAGAACGACGGCGTAGGCATGCCCCTTCCCGGCCAGTTCAACTCGCCCTATCACCTCTACGCCTCGCGCGTCAGCGGAGCCGCTCTGCCCGTGGCCGAGAAGACCTTCTTCGACGGCATCGACATCTCGCTCACCGGCATTGCCGATTACGCTCCCGTCCCTGACCGTCCCAACTGGCGCAAGAGCTTCGACGCACTCACCGTCCTGGTCAATGACGCCATGCAGCGCTTCAACGCCGCCGACCCGTCACAATCCGCCCCTCTGCTCGCGCAGGGACTCGAGATGACTCGTTCGCTGCAGAACCAGGTGAAGAACAGCAATCTCTCCGCAGATGCCCGGTACGACATGCTGCACGAGCTCTCTATCAAGGAAGACCAGTTCAACGACGCGCTTTCGCAGTCGCTCGGCGTCATGCTGGTCGCAACCGTAAACCCGGTTGGTGAAAAGCCGCGCATGGGGCCCTTCGGCGAGCTGCGGGGCAACACCCCCACCTACCAGGTCGCCATCCCCGGCCAGCCCGTCTCAATCAACGTGCATGTGGCCAACCAGGGAGCACAGACCGTGACCGTTGACGATGTTGCCCTGGTCGGCGACAGCGGCGACTGGAAGTGGAAGACCACCGACAAGACCACCACGGCGCTCACCCCCGGTCAGGCTGGCGACCTCACCGTCGAAGGCTCCGTGCCTGAGAATGCCCCGGTCACCAAGCCCTACTTCAGCCGTCCCACGCTGGAGCAGAGCTACTATGACCTGAACAACCCCGCTTATCTTGGCCTTCCCACCATGCCCTACCCTGTCACCGCTCGCCTGCTGTACAGCTATGCCGGCGTGCAGGCCAGCGTTCTCGGCACGGTGCAGACCACGCACCGCATCAACGGCATCGGCCCCGTGCTTGAGCCGCTGATGATCGCTCCCGCCATCTCTGTTCTCGTCTCGCCTGAGGCAGGCGTTATCCCTTCCAGCAGTTCCAGCCTCACCCTGAAGGTCGCTCTTCGCAGCAACGTGAAGGGGCCGGCCGAAGGCGAGGTCGCGCTCAATCTGCCTGACGGCTGGACGTCGTCTCCGCGTACGGCACACTTCTCCACCGCGCGCGACGGCGATGAAAAGAAACTCATCTTCGAGGTCACACCGAAGAACATTCAGCTGAAGCCTTACACCATCACCGCCGTGGCGAAGTATGACGGCAAGGAATACAAGGAAGGCTTCACCACCGTCTCATGGCCTGGCCTGCGTCCGTATCCTTCGTACCGTCCGGCGACATACCGTACCACCGGCGTTGATCTCAAGACGCCGGCGGATCTGAAGATCGGCTACATCATGGGTACCGGAGAAGACGTTCCGGCCTCGCTCAGCGATGTAGGCGTGCAGGTCACGCAGCTCACCGCTGCCGACCTGGCTTCCACCGACCTCAGCAAGTTCGATGCCGTGGTTGTAGGCATTCGCGCCTACGCCAACCGCCCTGACCTGCGTGCCAACAACAATCGCCTGCTGGATTATGTGAATAACGGCGGCACCGTCGTCGTGGAATACCAGACCAACGAGTACGACCACAACTACGGCCCCTATGCCATCTCCGTTCCTTCGGATGCCGAGAAGGTTGTTGACGAAAATTCCAAGGCCACCATCCTCGATGCCGCCGATCCGCTGCTGAACTGGCCTAACAAGATCACCAGCGCGGACTTCGACAACTGGGTAGAAGAACGTGGCCACGGTTTCGCCAGCACCTGGGATCCGAAGTTCACCGCTCTGACGGAGATGCATGACGACGAGCAGGACCCGCAAAAAGGCGGCCTGCTCTACGCCAGGCATGGCAAAGGTCTGTACATCTACACCTCCTTCGCCTTCTTCCGTCAGATTCCCGAGGGCGTCCCCGGCTCCTACCGCATCTACATGAACCTGATCAGCGCTTCCAGGAACCCTGCCTATAAGCCAGCCTCAACTGGCGTGAAAGCCGCTCCGAAGAAAAAACGCTAA
- a CDS encoding ROK family protein, whose protein sequence is MRENSPCSRADLVRLSGLSAPTVTAAIADLEALDLIEYLGEGVSSGGRPGELLRFRPEHAYVAGADIGGTRLRMMLANLDGKPVAQWACKLGAKEKDPASICQLLRDGLKQMCEDAKVAFKKVKHLTVGAPGVTDVARGVVLSAPNLTDWNDVPLRALLEEKLGFEVIAENDTNLAAVGEHWHGAAENVDDFVFIAMGTGVGAGVFLGGQIHHGSAWSAGEIGYLGVPGMAREPMEMRRTGQLERVIGGAGIEAQWQSELERTKQGSAELRALRASQIFELAATGNPQAKAVLQNTARILGDAIATITLLFNPSLVVMGGGVGSHAALCEAVGGVLAESDFPHPQVRCSVLGPEAQLYGSVALSLQAMDGKLLG, encoded by the coding sequence GTGCGCGAGAATTCTCCATGCTCTCGCGCAGATCTGGTTCGCCTGTCGGGGCTTTCCGCACCGACCGTAACGGCGGCCATTGCTGATCTGGAAGCGCTTGACCTGATCGAGTATCTCGGTGAGGGGGTCTCCTCGGGAGGCCGTCCGGGGGAGCTGCTTCGCTTCCGTCCGGAGCATGCTTATGTTGCCGGCGCCGACATTGGTGGAACACGGCTGCGCATGATGCTGGCCAATCTTGATGGCAAGCCGGTCGCACAGTGGGCCTGCAAGCTCGGCGCGAAGGAGAAGGATCCAGCTTCGATTTGCCAGCTGCTGCGCGATGGTCTGAAGCAGATGTGCGAGGACGCGAAGGTGGCCTTCAAGAAGGTGAAGCACCTGACCGTAGGCGCGCCCGGTGTGACGGATGTGGCTCGCGGTGTGGTTCTCTCCGCGCCGAACCTGACGGACTGGAATGATGTTCCTTTGCGCGCTCTGCTGGAAGAGAAGCTGGGCTTCGAGGTGATTGCGGAGAACGATACCAATCTTGCCGCAGTTGGCGAGCACTGGCACGGTGCGGCAGAGAATGTCGATGACTTTGTCTTCATTGCGATGGGCACGGGCGTGGGCGCCGGCGTTTTCCTGGGCGGACAGATTCATCATGGCTCCGCGTGGAGCGCTGGTGAAATCGGCTATCTGGGTGTTCCGGGAATGGCGCGTGAGCCGATGGAGATGCGACGCACCGGTCAACTGGAGCGCGTGATTGGCGGCGCCGGAATTGAAGCGCAGTGGCAGAGCGAACTGGAGCGCACGAAGCAGGGCAGTGCAGAACTGCGAGCTCTACGCGCTTCACAGATTTTTGAATTGGCGGCGACGGGAAATCCGCAGGCAAAGGCCGTGCTGCAGAATACGGCGCGGATTCTTGGTGACGCCATTGCGACGATTACGTTGCTTTTCAACCCATCGCTGGTGGTGATGGGTGGAGGTGTTGGTTCCCATGCGGCGTTGTGCGAAGCCGTAGGTGGTGTGCTTGCGGAGAGCGATTTCCCGCATCCGCAGGTGCGATGTAGTGTGCTTGGGCCGGAAGCCCAGCTCTACGGCTCAGTGGCCTTGTCGCTGCAGGCGATGGACGGCAAGCTGCTGGGATGA
- the folE gene encoding GTP cyclohydrolase I FolE — translation MSTLTDKPLSEASTEDIYRELLIRYDEDPTRDGLLKTPERMEKSMAFLTKGYKQDPTEILRGALFDVEYDEMVIVKDIEFYSLCEHHLLPFFGKAHIAYIPNGKVIGLSKMPRLVDVFARRLQVQERLTQQIAHAIVDAIDPQGVAVIMEASHLCMMMRGVEKQNSSTVTSAMLGVFKEQQQTRNEFLSLVRQSKS, via the coding sequence ATGAGCACATTGACGGACAAGCCGCTGAGCGAGGCATCGACGGAAGATATCTACCGCGAGCTGTTGATCCGCTATGACGAAGACCCCACGCGCGACGGGCTGCTGAAGACGCCGGAGCGCATGGAGAAGTCCATGGCCTTTTTGACAAAGGGATACAAGCAGGACCCGACGGAGATTCTGCGCGGGGCGCTGTTCGATGTGGAGTATGACGAGATGGTCATCGTCAAGGACATCGAGTTTTATTCGCTGTGCGAGCACCATCTGCTGCCGTTTTTCGGCAAGGCGCATATTGCGTATATTCCCAATGGCAAGGTGATTGGCCTGAGCAAGATGCCGCGGCTGGTGGATGTATTTGCGCGGCGGCTGCAGGTGCAGGAGCGGCTGACGCAGCAGATTGCGCATGCGATTGTGGATGCGATTGACCCGCAGGGAGTGGCCGTCATCATGGAGGCATCGCACCTGTGCATGATGATGCGCGGTGTGGAGAAGCAGAATTCGTCAACGGTGACCTCGGCCATGCTGGGCGTCTTCAAGGAACAGCAGCAGACACGCAACGAGTTTCTTTCCCTGGTGAGACAGAGTAAGTCGTGA
- a CDS encoding TonB-dependent receptor: MAVSSPAAFAQSQSINGTIRGRVADPSGAAIAGASITVTNPSVGFTRTITTGSDGYYVLVNLPLGEYTVNITSDGFSPLTVSGVNLNAGTEAAIDGNLKIGSAATAVTVEASIASIDPTNLNVQRTLSSVEVENVPLTSRNPYNFIVFQPGVSGHPNPELGIPRTLNTNGLMDRINYQLDGMVNTEADRIGLRLFPIGNIFVKEVQTVSNSFAPEYGWTTGDVYNVISNSGTNQFHGKYEFVKRWVDATAYPLLQSKVTNPAKPNLILEDHAFNVGGPVIKDKLFFFGAYEQLKRGSPTPVTITAGNAAQLGLGASELVPGQGTLQGKFMDARVDYTITPKHSIFMRYNYFQNSFPANTQVGGINATSANADYKDRAHVFGIQLVSTLTNSLVNELRLSVPFRANVYTAGASAGTGPAIVITNIAAFGNTSSAGTQYTDKQPSGSENISYVRGRHTFKAGFVLAQIQNRQRSASFNRYTFATVQAYLNARNGTDPYGYANYASQTDASGVGYASLFYGGYAQDTWQLSPRLTMVYGLRYDRFGAPQANANAPYADSRKFNIPNTNFAPRLGFSYRASDTTVVKVSAGIFYQQTPTNLWFNALNLDGSNRVASFTYNGGTPGTPGRPAFPSIPSSIGSVATQNVTTINPNIKNEYTWNVNAQITQQVNSHISATIGYILSNGRNLPWRHNINVIPTGVTLADGRPTFSNTVSATTRYDARFNEVNRVESGANSSYNAMFTNLTMTPWRGMQFNASYTWSHVISDAPEVNTFEQNLGVSNTLNKKFDRGNASVNRPNAFNMSAVLEPKFDLSNPVGRLLANNNMLAILGNLSSGDQATLLASNTTFYGDTATSGVARPAFVGRNSLRSPSIYQVDARYTRTFPKIVDRFAPTFFLEANNITNTNNITGLAVTQAVNTTTGVGTGAVTTQRSSVLEQRIVQWGAAVRF; the protein is encoded by the coding sequence GTGGCGGTTTCCAGTCCTGCCGCATTCGCTCAGTCGCAATCCATCAATGGAACAATCCGCGGTCGAGTCGCGGATCCGAGCGGCGCAGCGATTGCTGGCGCTTCGATTACTGTTACCAATCCGTCTGTAGGCTTTACGCGTACGATCACGACCGGCTCTGATGGTTATTATGTTCTGGTCAATCTGCCATTGGGTGAATACACCGTCAATATCACCTCCGATGGCTTTTCACCGTTGACTGTCTCCGGAGTAAACCTGAATGCAGGCACGGAGGCCGCGATTGATGGCAACCTGAAGATCGGTTCTGCTGCGACTGCTGTGACGGTGGAAGCCTCCATTGCTTCCATCGATCCGACGAACCTGAATGTGCAGCGCACGCTCAGCTCTGTTGAAGTTGAGAACGTGCCGCTGACCTCGCGTAATCCGTACAACTTCATCGTGTTCCAGCCGGGCGTTTCGGGTCACCCGAACCCTGAGCTTGGCATTCCGCGTACGCTGAACACCAACGGCCTGATGGACCGCATCAACTATCAGCTGGACGGTATGGTGAATACCGAGGCGGACCGTATCGGTCTGCGCCTGTTCCCGATCGGCAACATCTTTGTGAAGGAAGTGCAGACGGTTTCCAACTCGTTTGCTCCTGAGTATGGATGGACGACGGGTGACGTGTACAACGTCATTTCCAACTCCGGTACGAACCAGTTCCACGGCAAGTATGAGTTCGTGAAGCGCTGGGTGGATGCAACGGCCTATCCGCTGTTACAAAGCAAGGTGACCAATCCTGCCAAGCCGAACCTGATCCTGGAAGATCATGCCTTCAATGTGGGCGGTCCGGTGATCAAGGACAAGCTGTTCTTCTTCGGCGCGTATGAGCAGCTGAAGCGTGGCAGCCCGACGCCTGTGACCATTACGGCGGGGAACGCCGCACAGCTTGGACTGGGAGCCTCGGAACTGGTTCCGGGGCAGGGCACTCTGCAGGGCAAGTTTATGGATGCCCGCGTGGATTACACCATCACGCCGAAGCATTCCATTTTCATGCGCTATAACTACTTCCAGAACTCCTTCCCGGCGAACACGCAGGTTGGCGGCATTAACGCAACCAGCGCGAACGCCGACTATAAGGATCGTGCCCACGTTTTTGGCATTCAGCTTGTGTCTACACTGACCAACAGCCTGGTCAATGAGCTCCGTCTCTCGGTTCCTTTCCGCGCCAATGTGTACACGGCCGGGGCGAGCGCGGGAACTGGCCCTGCGATCGTGATCACCAACATTGCTGCCTTTGGCAACACCAGCAGCGCCGGCACGCAGTACACGGATAAGCAGCCTTCCGGTTCAGAAAACATCAGCTACGTGCGCGGACGGCATACCTTCAAGGCCGGCTTCGTACTGGCGCAGATCCAGAACCGTCAGAGGTCCGCATCGTTCAATCGCTATACCTTCGCGACCGTTCAGGCATATCTGAATGCCCGCAACGGAACCGATCCGTATGGCTATGCAAACTACGCTTCCCAGACCGATGCCAGCGGCGTTGGATATGCTTCTCTGTTCTACGGCGGTTATGCGCAGGACACATGGCAGCTTAGCCCGCGCCTTACCATGGTGTACGGTTTGCGGTATGACCGCTTTGGTGCGCCTCAGGCCAATGCGAACGCACCGTATGCGGATTCGCGTAAGTTCAATATTCCGAACACGAACTTTGCTCCCCGTCTCGGCTTCAGCTATCGCGCTTCAGACACAACGGTGGTCAAGGTTTCTGCCGGTATCTTCTACCAGCAGACGCCGACGAACCTTTGGTTCAATGCGCTTAACCTCGATGGCTCCAACCGTGTTGCATCCTTTACCTACAATGGTGGCACTCCGGGTACTCCTGGTCGCCCCGCTTTTCCCAGCATTCCTTCCTCGATCGGTTCAGTTGCGACGCAGAACGTAACGACCATCAACCCGAACATCAAGAACGAGTACACCTGGAACGTCAACGCGCAGATCACGCAGCAGGTCAACAGCCATATTTCGGCCACGATCGGCTACATTCTGTCGAACGGACGTAATCTTCCGTGGCGTCACAACATCAACGTGATTCCGACGGGAGTGACGCTCGCCGACGGACGTCCCACGTTCAGCAACACGGTCAGCGCAACGACGCGTTACGATGCACGCTTCAACGAGGTGAACCGTGTCGAGTCGGGTGCAAACTCCAGCTACAACGCGATGTTCACGAACCTGACCATGACTCCGTGGCGCGGTATGCAGTTCAATGCCAGCTACACGTGGTCGCATGTGATCTCGGATGCTCCTGAGGTAAACACCTTTGAGCAGAACCTGGGTGTTTCGAACACGCTGAACAAGAAGTTCGATCGCGGCAATGCTTCGGTCAACCGTCCGAATGCGTTCAACATGTCCGCTGTTCTGGAGCCGAAGTTTGACCTCAGCAATCCGGTTGGACGGCTGCTGGCGAACAACAACATGCTGGCTATCCTGGGCAACCTGTCCTCGGGTGACCAGGCAACGTTGCTGGCCAGCAACACGACCTTCTATGGTGATACGGCGACCAGCGGTGTGGCGCGTCCTGCCTTTGTTGGTAGGAACTCGCTCCGCAGCCCCTCGATCTACCAGGTGGATGCGCGTTACACGCGTACCTTCCCGAAGATTGTTGACCGTTTCGCTCCCACGTTCTTCCTGGAAGCGAACAATATCACCAACACGAACAACATCACCGGACTGGCGGTAACGCAGGCGGTGAATACTACCACCGGCGTGGGAACAGGCGCCGTTACCACCCAGCGCAGCAGCGTACTGGAACAGCGTATTGTCCAGTGGGGCGCGGCGGTACGTTTCTAA
- a CDS encoding TlpA family protein disulfide reductase: MRTKALTLALAIMLGAVATRAESPLVNHAAPAFSKTDLTQKSVSLAKYKGKVVLLNFWATWCAPCQAEIPKFAAWQTQYGPQGFQVLGVSMDDEDAPVKKLVPRLKVNYPVVMGDARMGKAYGGVLGLPVTFLIDRNGTVRERFDGEANLQAMEQHVQQLLKK; encoded by the coding sequence ATGCGCACGAAAGCTCTTACCCTCGCTCTCGCCATCATGCTGGGCGCAGTGGCCACACGCGCGGAATCCCCGCTGGTCAACCACGCCGCTCCCGCCTTCTCAAAGACTGACCTCACGCAGAAGTCCGTCAGCCTTGCCAAGTACAAGGGCAAGGTCGTCCTGCTCAACTTCTGGGCCACCTGGTGCGCTCCCTGCCAGGCGGAGATTCCGAAGTTCGCCGCATGGCAGACCCAGTACGGCCCGCAAGGCTTCCAGGTTCTCGGCGTCTCCATGGACGACGAAGACGCTCCCGTGAAAAAGCTCGTTCCCAGGCTGAAGGTCAACTATCCCGTCGTCATGGGCGACGCCCGGATGGGCAAAGCCTACGGCGGCGTGCTCGGCCTTCCGGTCACCTTCCTCATCGACCGCAACGGCACCGTCCGCGAACGCTTCGACGGCGAAGCCAACCTTCAGGCCATGGAACAGCACGTCCAGCAGCTGCTGAAGAAGTAA
- the truB gene encoding tRNA pseudouridine(55) synthase TruB, translating into MNGLLVLDKPAGMTSHDVVNRVRRATGEKSIGHLGTLDPMATGVLPLLLGKWTRLAQFFSSAEKGYTGAIRFGFATDTYDAEGEAAGEPKPLTQTLDELRVLARGFHGEIEQTPPAFSAKKINGVPAHKLARQGKEVPVKPAKIHVHRFELTSLEGDTARFVAEVSAGGYIRSLAHDLGALAGCGAHLTELRRTKAGVFTLEQTMTLERMDELAATGELEAALPHPRTILPEMPSVTADMATAGRLRNGMTVNLPEFSNAPLVKVFEGQRHIIAIGKRVAGTLIQPTVVIG; encoded by the coding sequence GTGAACGGATTGTTAGTACTGGATAAGCCGGCGGGGATGACCTCGCACGATGTTGTGAACCGGGTTCGCCGCGCGACGGGTGAAAAATCAATCGGGCACCTGGGAACGCTGGACCCGATGGCGACGGGAGTTTTGCCGCTGTTGCTGGGGAAGTGGACGCGGCTGGCGCAGTTTTTCTCAAGCGCGGAGAAGGGATATACCGGCGCGATCAGGTTTGGCTTTGCGACGGATACCTATGATGCCGAGGGTGAAGCTGCTGGTGAGCCAAAGCCGCTGACGCAGACTCTGGACGAACTGCGTGTGCTGGCTAGGGGCTTCCATGGTGAGATTGAGCAGACGCCGCCGGCGTTTTCCGCCAAGAAGATCAACGGTGTGCCTGCGCATAAGCTGGCGCGGCAGGGCAAAGAGGTTCCGGTGAAGCCGGCGAAGATCCACGTGCATCGCTTTGAGCTGACATCGCTGGAAGGCGACACGGCGCGCTTTGTCGCGGAGGTTTCCGCGGGTGGGTATATCCGCTCGCTGGCGCATGATCTTGGAGCGCTGGCTGGATGTGGAGCTCACCTGACGGAGCTTCGCCGCACGAAGGCGGGCGTGTTTACGCTGGAGCAGACGATGACGCTGGAGCGGATGGACGAGCTTGCGGCAACCGGGGAGCTTGAGGCGGCATTGCCGCATCCGCGGACAATTTTGCCGGAGATGCCGTCGGTGACGGCGGACATGGCGACGGCGGGGAGACTGCGCAACGGTATGACCGTGAATCTGCCGGAGTTCTCCAATGCGCCGCTGGTGAAGGTGTTTGAGGGGCAGCGGCATATTATCGCCATCGGCAAGCGGGTTGCCGGAACGCTGATTCAGCCTACGGTTGTGATTGGGTAG
- a CDS encoding EAL and HDOD domain-containing protein — protein sequence MHAPLPPQPDPLPQTPPVPLEAAIDTSMRFLARQPIMSANRHTFGYELLFRNSWENRFSGEGESASSSIVDWAITHGFDSLVGPARPFVNCTRSLLLSRCAELLPKNTVLEILETIEVDEQLLQACRRYRDLGFTLALDDYDFREQWEPLLDLVHYIKVDFSQTSSEDRRRLIARLKGRGIRFLAERIETAEDLQLAVSEGFELFQGYFFMKPIMTARRAPGRSIHQIQLLAEIGKQNLDLNALLRILRAEPAICYRLLRYVNSVSMAVHSTITDIRRAVLLIGTEESRRIIRTALAAELARGSCTEAMERCVQRARFCELLADCLGTPSEELYLMGMLSAVMPLLDLDPKEVVANLPLRPEVLNALLAPDTDEPHAHALTLAIAYEHGDWDAFTQYCQQLCLGEAEIADKHISAVQWTADIMHHI from the coding sequence TTGCACGCCCCTCTTCCACCTCAGCCAGATCCCCTTCCACAGACGCCGCCGGTTCCGCTGGAGGCTGCCATCGACACATCCATGCGCTTCCTGGCCAGGCAGCCCATCATGTCGGCAAACCGGCATACCTTCGGCTACGAACTCCTGTTTCGCAACAGCTGGGAAAATCGCTTCAGCGGTGAAGGGGAATCCGCCTCAAGCAGCATTGTGGACTGGGCCATCACACATGGCTTTGACTCACTGGTCGGCCCCGCACGCCCCTTCGTCAACTGCACACGCTCTCTCCTGCTCAGTCGGTGCGCGGAGCTGCTGCCCAAAAACACCGTGCTGGAGATACTGGAAACCATTGAAGTCGACGAACAGCTCCTGCAGGCCTGCAGGCGTTACCGCGACCTTGGCTTTACGCTGGCACTGGATGACTACGACTTTCGCGAGCAGTGGGAGCCCCTGCTTGACCTTGTGCACTACATCAAGGTCGACTTCTCGCAAACCAGCTCCGAAGACCGCAGACGACTGATCGCACGCCTCAAAGGCCGCGGCATCCGCTTTCTCGCCGAGCGCATTGAAACGGCCGAAGATCTGCAACTGGCCGTCTCGGAAGGCTTCGAACTGTTCCAGGGCTACTTCTTCATGAAGCCCATCATGACGGCACGACGCGCTCCGGGAAGGTCTATCCATCAGATCCAGTTGCTGGCGGAGATCGGCAAACAGAACCTCGATCTGAACGCGCTGCTGCGCATACTGCGCGCCGAACCCGCCATCTGCTATCGCCTGCTGCGTTACGTCAACTCCGTCTCAATGGCAGTACACAGCACCATCACCGACATCCGCCGCGCCGTTTTGCTCATCGGCACCGAGGAGAGTCGGCGCATCATTCGCACCGCACTGGCGGCGGAACTCGCCCGCGGATCATGCACCGAAGCCATGGAACGCTGCGTCCAGCGGGCACGCTTCTGCGAGCTGCTGGCAGACTGTCTCGGCACACCCTCTGAAGAGCTCTACCTCATGGGCATGCTCTCCGCCGTCATGCCGCTGCTTGATCTCGACCCCAAAGAGGTTGTTGCCAACCTTCCTCTGCGGCCGGAGGTCCTCAACGCCCTGCTCGCACCAGACACCGATGAACCCCACGCCCACGCGCTGACACTCGCCATCGCGTACGAGCACGGAGACTGGGACGCCTTCACACAATATTGCCAGCAGCTTTGCCTCGGCGAAGCCGAGATCGCTGACAAGCACATCTCCGCCGTGCAATGGACCGCCGACATCATGCACCACATCTAG
- a CDS encoding rhodanese-like domain-containing protein, translated as MDRTTGNASKTSTRRSFLWLLSAIAIARPKLVHAQTPNKIPASIVPQDHLLQPEALQQQLTALKGVPILQVGSHTQYDQAHIPGSEYIGLVSQPAGQDALRTRVKDLPRDKALVLYCGCCPWERCPNIGAAWTLLEQMGFRNVKVLYIANNFGADWVQKHYPVEPAQ; from the coding sequence ATGGATCGCACCACGGGTAACGCATCGAAGACCAGCACGCGCCGCAGCTTCCTATGGTTGCTCTCCGCGATCGCCATCGCACGTCCAAAGCTGGTCCATGCGCAAACTCCGAATAAGATTCCCGCCTCCATCGTGCCGCAGGATCACCTGCTGCAACCGGAAGCGCTGCAGCAGCAGCTTACCGCGCTGAAAGGCGTGCCCATTCTCCAGGTCGGCTCACACACGCAGTACGACCAGGCCCACATTCCCGGTTCGGAATACATCGGCCTCGTCTCCCAGCCTGCCGGGCAGGATGCCCTGCGCACCCGCGTCAAAGATCTGCCGCGCGACAAAGCCCTTGTCCTCTACTGCGGTTGTTGTCCGTGGGAACGGTGCCCCAACATCGGCGCTGCCTGGACACTGCTTGAGCAGATGGGCTTCCGCAACGTCAAGGTGCTCTACATCGCCAACAACTTCGGCGCGGACTGGGTCCAGAAACACTACCCGGTCGAGCCCGCACAGTAA